TTGCTCTTGTAATTTTTGCATGAAATTTTCTCTATTCTTTACACGCACACTATATTGAGCCCAAGCACTCACAAAATCATCTTTTCTTGATGGTAAAATACAATTTTTTAAATTTTCATCATAAATTTTTGCTATTGCCTCTCTTTTTTTAATCTCTTCATCTAAGTATTTTAATTTCACATTTAAAATGGCTGCTTGGATAGTATCAAGCCTTCCATTAATGCCGATGTATTTATGCTTATATCTTTGCACTTGTCCATGATTTAAATAAATTTTTATTTTTTGCGCTAATTCATCATCTTGGGTAAAAATCGCTCCACCATCTCCATAAGCACCTAAAGGCTTAGATGGGAAAAAGCTTGTACAAGATATATCAGCTATAGCACATGATTTTATGCCTTTTTGACTAGCTCCAAAACTTTGCGCACCATCTTCTATCAAAGCAATATTTTGACTTTTACAAAGCTCTTTTAGAGCAAACATATCAGACATAAGCCCAAAAATACTCACAGCAATTACAGCTTTAGTTTTAGGCGTGATGGCACTTTGAATTTTTTCTAAACTAAGATTATAATCTTTAAAATCAATATCTACAAAAATAGGCTTAGCGCCGATTAGAGCAACCATTTCAGCTGTAGCTATAAAGGTAAAACTTGGCACTATCACCTCATCATTTCTACCCACGCCCAAAGCCATCAAGGCTAAAAATAACGCACTTGTGCCACTTGAACAACCTATTGCATGTTTAATACCTACATATTTAGCTAAATTGTTTTCAAATTCTTCTAATTTTGCACCACCTATAAAAGAGGTGCTTTGTAAAACTTCGCCAATAGCCTCATCGATTTCATTTTTATAAGCATTATATTGAGCATTTAAGTCTATAAAAGGAATTTTCATTGCATTACCTTAATAAATTAAAATCATGATTATAAGATAGTTTTACTTAATTTAAAGTATTTTTGGTATTATTTTAAGCAAAAAAACTAGCTAGGAAAATCTATGGATATAAGAAAAGAATATTTAGAATTTTTTAAGTCAAAAGGACATGAAATCACTCCTTCAAGTCCTTTAGTGCCTGATGATGCAACTTTACTTTTTACTAATGCAGGTATGGTACCTTTTAAAAGCATATTTACTGGAGAAGTGCCACGCCCTAATCCTCCACGTAAAACAAGTTGTCAAACTTGCATAAGAGCTGGTGGAAAACACAATGACTTAGACAATGTAGGTTACACAGCAAGACATCATACTTTCTTTGAAATGCTTGGAAATTTTAGTTTTGGGGATTATTTTAAAAAACAAGCCATTGCTTATGCTTGGGAATTTGTAACTGAGGTTTTAAAACTACCTAAAGAAAGATTATATGTAACTGTACATGAAAACGATGATGAAGCGTATGAGCTTTGGCAAAAACATATAGAAAAAGAAAGAATTTATAAATTTGGCGATAAAGATAATTTCTGGCAAATGGGCGATACTGGACCATGCGGGCCATGTAGTGAAATTTTTTATGATCAAGGTGCTGAGCATTTTAATTCTAGTGAAGATTATATGGGTGGTGATGGGGATAGGTTCTTAGAAATTTGGAACCTAGTTTTCATGCAGTATGAAAGAAGTACTGATGGCACGCTTACTCCATTGCCAAAACCAAGTATTGATACAGGTATGGGACTTGAAAGAGTTAGCGCTATAAAAGAAGGAAAATTTAGCAATTTTGATAGTTCTTTGTTTATGCCTATTATTGAGAGTATTGCTAAACTTTGTGGCAAAACTTATACTTATGAAAGCGGAGCCAGCTATAGAGTAATCGCTGATCATATTAGATCAAGTGTATTTTTACTTGCTCAAGGAGTTGGTTTTGATAAAGAAGGTAGGGGTTATGTTTTAAGAAGAATTATGCGCCGTGCCTTAAGACATGGATATTTACTAGGCCTTAAAAGAGCTTTTATGTATGAGCTTGTAGATGTAGTATGTGAGTTAATGGGTAGACATTATACTTACTTAAATGAAAAAAAAGAATTTATCAAAGAACAAATTAAACTAGAAGAAGAAAGATTTTTAAGCACTATCGAAAATGGTATAGAAATTTTTAACGAAGAGCTTAAAAAAACTAAAGATATTTTTAGTGGTGAAGTAGCTTTTAAACTTTATGATACTTATGGTTTTCCACTTGATTTAACCCAAGATATGCTAAGAGAAAAAAATCTTAGTGTAGATGAAGCTAAATTTAATGAGCTTATGCAAGAACAAAAAGACAGAGCCAAAGCTTCTTGGAAAGGAAGCGGGGATAAAGCAGTTAGTGGAGACTTTAAAGTTTTATTAGAAAAATTTGGTAAAAATACTTTTAGTGGTTATAAAAATTATGAAGAAAAAACTAAAATCATGGCCATTTTAGATGAAAATTTTAAAATCACAACCGAAGCAAAAGCAGGAGATATAGCATGGTTAATGCTTAAAACAACTCCATTTTACGCAACAAGTGGAGGGCAAAGTGCTGATATAGGCTTTATCAATGAAAATGAGGTTTTAGATACACAAAAATTCTTTGATATTAATCTTAGTCAAGTGAAATTAAAACAAGATCTTAAAACAAACGATGAAGTGTTAGCTTGCATAGATACTAAAAAAAGAGAGCAAATTGCAAGACATCACAGCGCGACACATTTACTACACCATGCTTTAAGAGAAATTCTTGGCTCACACATTAGTCAAGCAGGTTCTTTGGTAGAACACAATAAATT
This genomic stretch from Campylobacter lari subsp. concheus harbors:
- the alaS gene encoding alanine--tRNA ligase; its protein translation is MDIRKEYLEFFKSKGHEITPSSPLVPDDATLLFTNAGMVPFKSIFTGEVPRPNPPRKTSCQTCIRAGGKHNDLDNVGYTARHHTFFEMLGNFSFGDYFKKQAIAYAWEFVTEVLKLPKERLYVTVHENDDEAYELWQKHIEKERIYKFGDKDNFWQMGDTGPCGPCSEIFYDQGAEHFNSSEDYMGGDGDRFLEIWNLVFMQYERSTDGTLTPLPKPSIDTGMGLERVSAIKEGKFSNFDSSLFMPIIESIAKLCGKTYTYESGASYRVIADHIRSSVFLLAQGVGFDKEGRGYVLRRIMRRALRHGYLLGLKRAFMYELVDVVCELMGRHYTYLNEKKEFIKEQIKLEEERFLSTIENGIEIFNEELKKTKDIFSGEVAFKLYDTYGFPLDLTQDMLREKNLSVDEAKFNELMQEQKDRAKASWKGSGDKAVSGDFKVLLEKFGKNTFSGYKNYEEKTKIMAILDENFKITTEAKAGDIAWLMLKTTPFYATSGGQSADIGFINENEVLDTQKFFDINLSQVKLKQDLKTNDEVLACIDTKKREQIARHHSATHLLHHALREILGSHISQAGSLVEHNKLRFDFTHPKALNKEELKQIEALVNTYIIQANEAKIEILALDEAKKSGAIALFSEKYQEKVRVLTLGASKELCGGTHVKNSSEIGSFYIVKESGVSAGVRRIEAVVSKAALDYVNENLKELNQAKEELKTHDILSYVAKLKNEIASLKNELKNSNKAELSSKELNGIQYCVQKIDSGDIKTMIDEFKNKFNKAVILLLQEKEGKIIIAAGVKNASLKAGVLVKEIAQILGGNGGGRDDFATAGGKDTSKIEQALDYAKKIIEESLI
- a CDS encoding DegT/DnrJ/EryC1/StrS family aminotransferase; translated protein: MPFIDLNAQYNAYKNEIDEAIGEVLQSTSFIGGAKLEEFENNLAKYVGIKHAIGCSSGTSALFLALMALGVGRNDEVIVPSFTFIATAEMVALIGAKPIFVDIDFKDYNLSLEKIQSAITPKTKAVIAVSIFGLMSDMFALKELCKSQNIALIEDGAQSFGASQKGIKSCAIADISCTSFFPSKPLGAYGDGGAIFTQDDELAQKIKIYLNHGQVQRYKHKYIGINGRLDTIQAAILNVKLKYLDEEIKKREAIAKIYDENLKNCILPSRKDDFVSAWAQYSVRVKNRENFMQKLQEQGIPTAVHYPLGLHLQEAFDYLAYKKGDLPNTELLSGEILSLPMSAFLKEEHQARVIEAFK